One part of the Vicia villosa cultivar HV-30 ecotype Madison, WI linkage group LG6, Vvil1.0, whole genome shotgun sequence genome encodes these proteins:
- the LOC131614170 gene encoding uncharacterized protein LOC131614170 has translation MWKQIWSAPIHTRVRNFLWRLAKNILPTRGNLVKKGVKTTTECPLCHESEENMDHLFFQCHFSRQVWFVSPLGLRIDVNSCVDYWMEKVLCDGDVLGSQFFCVILWKIWHHRNLVVFNNSRFSPQLVAEEAKDWVLDFNKSAPIKKSNRRQHAWAEEDGAGNEMVRIFVDAGVFRDGSIAMGCVMKGNAGDIFYSATNRILMEADPTVAEAFAIDGR, from the coding sequence ATGTGGAAGCAAATTTGGAGTGCACCTATTCACACCAGAGTCCGGAATTTCCTTTGGCGTCTTGCTAAGAATATTCTTCCTACTCGTGGCAACCTTGTTAAGAAAGGCGTCAAAACCACCACGGAATGCCCTCTCTGTCACGAAAGCGAAGAAAATATGGACCACCTCTTTTTCCAGTGCCATTTCAGTAGGCAGGTCTGGTTTGTGTCCCCTTTGGGTCTAAGGATTGACGTTAATTCTTGTGTTGATTACTGGATGGAGAAAGTCCTGTGTGATGGGGATGTCCTTGGCTCCCAATTTTTCTGTGTTATTCTCTGGAAAATCTGGCATCATAGAAATTTGGTTGTTTTTAATAATAGCAGGTTCTCTCCGCAATTAGTGGCAGAAGAAGCGAAAGATTGGGTTCTAGATTTCAACAAATCTGCTCCGATCAAAAAGTCCAACAGAAGACAACATGCTTGGGCCGAGGAGGATGGTGCTGGCAATGAGATGGTTCGGATTTTCGTTGATGCAGGTGTTTTTCGTGACGGTTCTATTGCTATGGGTTGTGTCATGAAAGGCAATGCGGGTGATATTTTCTATTCTGCAACTAACAGAATTCTCATGGAAGCTGACCCGACGGTTGCTGAAGCTTTCGCCATAGATGGGCGCTAA